The genomic interval GCCACCGGAGCGCTGTCGAGCGGTGCGAAGTCCATGATGGCAACCTCGGTCAGCAAGATCGGATGGGCCGCGAAAGTGGGCGCGATCGCCGCGAAGGGGAGCTTGGCCGCGAAGGTCGTCGCCGTCGCGAGCGTCGGCGTCGCGGGCCTGGTCATCGCGGCTCATACGGGCGCTGCACCCGGCGTGGAGACCGCGCTCTCCGTGGTGCCGGTCTGGAGTCATGGACATAGCCTGCTCAGCCAGGTACAAGCGGGGATCCAAGGCCGCGCTTCCGGCGGGTTGAACCTATAGCGGAAGGTCCCGGGAGTCCCCAAGAGGCAGGAGGAGCCATGGACGCGGACTTTCTGCCGCGCCGGACCCCTCCCGCCAGCCCGGGAACGCGCTGGCCGCACTGGACCGGCATCGTCCTGGTCCTGGCAGGCGTCGTCGTGGTGGTCGCGGAGACCAGCAGCCTCCTGATGGTGGTCGGGGCACTCTTCGTCGTGGCGGGAGCGTACTCCCTCCTGCGCGGATGGAGCACCAAGTACACCCGAGCTTCGCTGTCGACCGACTAGTCCGCGCGCGATATCGCTCGTCCCGTACCCCGTTCGGTCCGATCCTCCGGCACCGAAGGGAAGGAGTGCTCCCGGCGGGATTCGAACCCGCGTTACGTGGTCGAAGGCCACGAATCCTTGACCGGACTAGACTACGGGAGCGCCTCGGGCGGCCCTCGTTCGCGAGCGCCGGCCCGTCCTATTGAGCTTTCGTGTGGGTCGAGTGCCCCGTCGGACCCGAGCACGGCTCAGCCGACCCGTTCCCATCGCTCGAGCTTCTGAACCTTGGAGAGCGTCGATCCGCGCTGGATCTCCTCCCGGACGCGGTTCTCGTGCTCGAGCACGTCCAGCGATCGGTTCGCGATCTCCTGCGCCCGCTCGCGCGGAACCACGACGATCCCGCTGAGATCGCCCACGATCCAGTCCCCGGGACGGACGCGCTGGCCTCCGACCAGGACCTCGATCCCGATCTCACCGTGGCCCTTCGGCTCTCCGGCGTTCGGGCTCAGGTTCCGGCTGAAGATCGGCAGCCCGATATCGAGGATCGCATCGATGTCCCGGGCCGCGCCGTCGATGACGACCCCCGCGACGCCCCGTCCGCGAGCGCTCCAGCTCGCGAGCTCCCCCCAGACGGCGGTGCTGCTGCCTCCGGCGTCGATCACGATTACGTCCCCGGGGCCGGCCCGGTCGATCGCCTCGACCGGCTTCGCCCAGTCCCCGTCCCGGGTCACGACGGTGACGGCGGGGCCGACCATGCGAACGGTCCGGTCCGTAAGGTGCGGCTGGATACCGTGCATCGCTCCTTGGCGCTGCATCGCGTCGGTGACGTTCGGGCTCGAGACCTTCGAGAACGCCTCCCGGATCTCCGTTCCCGAGTACCGCCGGAAGAGCTCGGTGGAGACCTCTTTCTGCGTATCGATCGCGCGCCGGATCTCGCGGGTCGCTTCCACGATCTTCGGGCTCTTGGTGATCGCGCCCCCGACGATGAGGATCTGCGCGCCGGCGCGGGTCGCGCGCGCGACGCTCTCGCTGTTGAGACCTCCGGCGACCGCCACGGGGATCGGTGAGCCCCTCGCCAACTCCTCGATCATGGCGAACGGCGTCTTTCCCTGCATCTGCATGTCGATCCCGACGTGCCAGCAGACCGCGGCCGCTCCGAGCTCGGCGGCTCGCCGCGCGCGCGCGACGGGATCGGCCACGTTCAACAGATCCACCACGACTTCCGCTCCGTAGAGCTCGCCGCCGCGCACCGCGTCGGCGATCGTGTCGTCGTCCGCGGTTCCGAGGACGGTCACCACGTCGGCGCCGGCCTTGGCCGCGATCTCGACCTCGAAGGCGCCGGTGTCCATGATCTTCATGTCGGCGACGATGCGATGGCTCGGGAACGCCTTCTTCAGCTCCCGGACCGCGTCCAGTCCTTCGCTCTTGATCAGCGGGGTTCCGGCTTCGATCCAATCCGCCCCGCCCTCGACCGCCTCCCGAGCGGCGAGCAGCGCACGAGAGAGGTTCTCGAAGTCCAGCGCGACCTGGAGAACGGGCCGGTCGAGCCTCATCGCTCGATGGAGGCCGGTGGCGGTATTAACCATCGCCTCGCTCTCACGGAGCGGTGGCCGTGATTCGCCCGCTGTTGGTGACGCTCCTCCGCGGCGACGCCCGCTTGCTGCCCGGAGTCGCCGACACGTCCGTCGATCTCGTCGTCACCTCCCCTCCGTATCCGATGATCCCGCAGTGGGACGAGACCTTCCGGCGCCTCGGGGCGTTAGAGTACGACGGGATGCACGCGGCGCTTACCGAAGCGTGGCGAGCGTGCCATCGAGTGCTCGTACCCGGGGGGATCCTCGCGATCAACATCGGGGATGCGCTTCGGTCGACGAACGGACAGTTCCAGCTGTGGCCCAACCACGCCACGGTGCTCGCGAAAGCGAGCGCAATCGGGTTCCGACCGCTCCCGTATCTCCTCTGGAAGAAGCCCACGAACAAGCCGAACGCCTTCCTGGGGTCCGGCTTCCTTCCGCCGAATGCGTACGTCACGCTCGACTGTGAGTTCATCCTCCTGTTCCGCAAGGGAGCCCTCCGGCGGTTCTCCCCGGGGGATCCGCGCCGGCGATCGAGCCGGTACACCCGGCCCGAACGGGATCGCTGGTTCTCCCAGATATGGACCGATGTCCGGGGAGCGCGCCAGAGGGCCGGCATGCAGCGGACCGGCGCGTTCCCTCCTGAGATCCCGCGTCGGCTCGTCCGCATGTTCAGCGTGGTCGGCGACACAGTCCTCGACCCGTTCGCCGGTACGGGGACGACGCTATGGACCGCGGCCGGCCTCGGCCGGAAGGCGATCGGGGTCGAGATCGATCCCGAGATCCACGCGCGTTCGGTCGACGAGGGACGCCGCCAAGGCTTCGAAGTCGCCGTGGAGTAGATGGAGATGGGTTCGATCCGACCCTACTCGGGTGCGGCCGCCGGCGGAGTCCGTTTCGAGCGCGTCCGGTGGACGCGCTCTTCTTCGACCGCGTGGCCGAGGTAGACCAGCGCCGTGTCGCTCAGACGATCCATGTGCAACAAGAGATAGTGCAGATAGAGCCGCTCCGGTCGAGCCAGGGGCCCCGGAGTTCGCCCGGTGTTCGCGGGCGCGTCCGGGCCGGTGCGATGGCGAGCGATGGTCTCCGCGTCGTGCTCGTGGTCCTTACCGTGATACTCGCGCCCGAGCTCGCCGACGAGCGGCGGGTAAATCGCTTCGATCGGATCGGGATCCGCGGCCTCCCGCGCGTCCGCGGCCGGAAGGGACTCGCCCGGCGGGGCGGACTCGGCCACGCCGGCACTCGAACGTGGGGCCGGAGGAGTTGGAAGCGACCGGGGAGGATCCTGAAAGTGCGCAATCGGGTGGCCCGAGACGTTCTCGACGATGGTCCTCAGGCTCCAGTTCGGGCGGCGTCGCGCGGGTGCGGTCGCGGTGGCCCGGTCCTGCGTCGCCACGTCGAGACGGTTCGGGCCCTTTCCTCATAAGCGTGGTGTTGGAGGCGCAGGATGGGGTCCCTTCGACGCGGAGTCGGGGGCCAAGACCCGAACCAAGAAGTCGTATTCCGGGGTCGAGGCGACCAGGGCGATCGGGAGGTGGAGATCTCCGAGGCGCAGCAGGCCTTCGGAGTACCCCGCCTCGCGCGGGAGCCGCGCGCGAGGGATCCACTCTGCCTCCGCGTCGGTCAGCCCGAAGAACGCTCGCACGTCCGGCGCGACGTGGGTGAGCCTCAACAGGAAGGTCGCGCGGAGGTTCCCGAGCAGCGAACGACCACTCGGATGGAGGAGGAAGTCGTCCGGATGCTGGCTGAGCACCACGACGCCTCCCTGGAAGTGCCGCACATGCCGAACGATCCGGTCGAGGAACTCCGCCGTGGCACCGTGCCGCACCAGCAGGTGAGCCTCGTCAACCACGAGGAGCTTCGGGCCGGGGCGATCCCGCAGCCGTCCGTACGCCCAATCGAGAACGTACGCGAGGTGGAACGGCAGGTGATCTTCGGGGATCCCTCGGAAGTCGACGCTGACGACGTTCGTCTCCACGTTGACCGAGGTCGGACCGTTCACGCTTCGCAGCGAACCCGAGCGGAACGGCTCGAGCAGGGCCTCGAGGCGCTCGGTGGCCGGTCCGCGATCCACTTCGGCGAGGAGATCGGAGAACACCGGGATCTCCGGCCCCCGGTCGTACAACCGACTCACCGCCGCGTCCAGCGCCGCGGACTCCTCGTCCCGCAGGCTCGGAAACAGCGTGCGCAGGATGGCGCCGACGCGCCCGGCCTTCTCGGCACGATCCCCGCCCGTGGAGATCGGGTCGAGTGGGTTCAGACGAACTTCGCTCTCCGCACCAAAGGTCAGAACGGTACCTCCGAGCGCCCGCACGAACCCCCCGAACTCGCCGAGAGGA from Thermoplasmata archaeon carries:
- the hxlA gene encoding 3-hexulose-6-phosphate synthase, producing the protein MRLDRPVLQVALDFENLSRALLAAREAVEGGADWIEAGTPLIKSEGLDAVRELKKAFPSHRIVADMKIMDTGAFEVEIAAKAGADVVTVLGTADDDTIADAVRGGELYGAEVVVDLLNVADPVARARRAAELGAAAVCWHVGIDMQMQGKTPFAMIEELARGSPIPVAVAGGLNSESVARATRAGAQILIVGGAITKSPKIVEATREIRRAIDTQKEVSTELFRRYSGTEIREAFSKVSSPNVTDAMQRQGAMHGIQPHLTDRTVRMVGPAVTVVTRDGDWAKPVEAIDRAGPGDVIVIDAGGSSTAVWGELASWSARGRGVAGVVIDGAARDIDAILDIGLPIFSRNLSPNAGEPKGHGEIGIEVLVGGQRVRPGDWIVGDLSGIVVVPRERAQEIANRSLDVLEHENRVREEIQRGSTLSKVQKLERWERVG
- a CDS encoding site-specific DNA-methyltransferase; amino-acid sequence: MAVIRPLLVTLLRGDARLLPGVADTSVDLVVTSPPYPMIPQWDETFRRLGALEYDGMHAALTEAWRACHRVLVPGGILAINIGDALRSTNGQFQLWPNHATVLAKASAIGFRPLPYLLWKKPTNKPNAFLGSGFLPPNAYVTLDCEFILLFRKGALRRFSPGDPRRRSSRYTRPERDRWFSQIWTDVRGARQRAGMQRTGAFPPEIPRRLVRMFSVVGDTVLDPFAGTGTTLWTAAGLGRKAIGVEIDPEIHARSVDEGRRQGFEVAVE
- a CDS encoding DUF87 domain-containing protein — protein: MTRASAVEGPGWLRTRGRYVAPLLIREFPREVPFGFLGGLCPTSESLEVLVEAHPIGSGRALELLHGARAVAEAELAHGGDGDGRSAQLHAERESAQELGHQVARREQELWRVGVRFAAVASSEGQAERTRTGLERRLAALGFHTRVPRYAVREALAAPGLTGSEVRPVGYWQTLQTDGLAAFYPFVDETVLEPGGVLVGLLLQDAAPVFLDRWSHASHSWGIFGATGSGKTFATALTLLRTRWIRPEAGVVLLDPLGEFGGFVRALGGTVLTFGAESEVRLNPLDPISTGGDRAEKAGRVGAILRTLFPSLRDEESAALDAAVSRLYDRGPEIPVFSDLLAEVDRGPATERLEALLEPFRSGSLRSVNGPTSVNVETNVVSVDFRGIPEDHLPFHLAYVLDWAYGRLRDRPGPKLLVVDEAHLLVRHGATAEFLDRIVRHVRHFQGGVVVLSQHPDDFLLHPSGRSLLGNLRATFLLRLTHVAPDVRAFFGLTDAEAEWIPRARLPREAGYSEGLLRLGDLHLPIALVASTPEYDFLVRVLAPDSASKGPHPAPPTPRL